One window from the genome of Spirosoma rhododendri encodes:
- a CDS encoding gluconate 2-dehydrogenase subunit 3 family protein — MDYHYPAGTVRDLLATDAVTDATRQALTERLEQQPRQPTFFSADEFKLLTCITNRLLPQDDSVGRIDIAGAIDERLTNNKSDGWRYDSMPNDREAYQLGLKATDESAVALYGAPFCDLPVEQQDEVLNAVQAGTPPGVTWQQVPAGRFFEETFAEVVNAYYSHPLGQEEIGYVGMADVPTWQQLKLNELETREPRPID, encoded by the coding sequence ATGGACTACCACTATCCCGCCGGAACGGTACGCGATCTGCTCGCAACAGACGCCGTCACCGACGCAACCCGGCAGGCGCTGACCGAGCGGCTGGAGCAACAACCCCGGCAACCCACTTTTTTCAGCGCCGACGAGTTCAAGCTACTTACCTGCATCACGAATCGGTTACTCCCACAGGATGACTCGGTAGGCCGTATCGACATCGCGGGTGCAATCGACGAACGACTGACGAACAACAAATCCGACGGCTGGCGATACGATAGTATGCCCAACGATCGGGAAGCGTACCAGCTGGGTCTGAAAGCTACCGACGAAAGTGCTGTTGCGCTGTATGGCGCACCGTTCTGCGACTTGCCCGTCGAGCAGCAGGATGAAGTTCTGAACGCTGTTCAGGCCGGAACGCCCCCCGGCGTCACCTGGCAGCAGGTGCCGGCAGGTCGGTTTTTTGAAGAGACGTTCGCTGAGGTAGTAAATGCGTACTACAGCCACCCGCTGGGGCAGGAAGAAATTGGCTACGTCGGCATGGCCGATGTACCGACCTGGCAGCAACTTAAGCTCAACGAACTGGAAACCCGCGAACCGCGCCCAATCGACTAA
- a CDS encoding glucose 1-dehydrogenase: MNDQPFRPTSAEISGQKQAYPAKQSEMDPAPATELNFYKPAGKLAGRVAIITGADSGIGRAVATAFAMEGAKVAIVYNENADDAAETKRLVESKGGQCLVIQADVRSKENCKNAVKQTVDHYGSLNILVNNAAFQMAQEKLEDISEEQLRRAFDTNIIAYFFMAQAALPHFKKGDCIVNTGSIVGIVGNPILVDYTATKGAIHAFTKSLAIQLGEKGIRVNCVAPGPVWTPNIPGTMPVDEVENFGHEVALARPGQPEELAPAYVLLASEDGSFMTGSIVEVTGGKLG, from the coding sequence ATGAACGACCAACCTTTTCGCCCAACCTCAGCAGAAATTTCTGGCCAGAAACAGGCATACCCGGCGAAGCAGTCGGAAATGGACCCGGCTCCGGCTACCGAACTAAATTTCTACAAACCGGCCGGTAAGCTGGCGGGTCGGGTCGCGATCATCACCGGCGCTGACTCCGGTATCGGCCGGGCCGTCGCTACCGCGTTCGCGATGGAAGGGGCAAAAGTCGCCATCGTGTACAACGAAAACGCCGACGATGCCGCCGAAACGAAGCGGCTTGTTGAATCGAAAGGGGGACAATGTCTGGTAATTCAGGCCGACGTTCGCAGCAAGGAAAATTGTAAGAATGCCGTGAAGCAAACCGTCGATCATTACGGTTCGCTGAATATTCTGGTCAACAACGCGGCCTTCCAGATGGCGCAGGAGAAGCTGGAAGACATCTCGGAAGAGCAGCTTCGCCGGGCATTCGACACCAACATCATCGCCTATTTCTTCATGGCGCAGGCCGCATTGCCGCATTTCAAAAAAGGCGACTGCATCGTAAATACGGGTAGCATCGTCGGTATCGTCGGCAACCCGATTCTGGTTGATTACACCGCGACAAAAGGAGCTATTCACGCCTTCACCAAATCGCTGGCTATTCAATTGGGCGAAAAAGGCATTCGTGTCAACTGCGTAGCCCCCGGCCCCGTCTGGACACCCAATATTCCCGGTACAATGCCCGTCGACGAGGTTGAAAACTTCGGACACGAAGTCGCACTCGCCCGGCCCGGTCAACCCGAAGAACTGGCACCTGCTTACGTCCTGCTGGCATCGGAAGACGGTAGCTTCATGACCGGCAGCATCGTTGAAGTAACGGGCGGCAAGCTGGGCTGA
- a CDS encoding DUF2141 domain-containing protein, with product MKAILSTFVLFVALLSHSFAFTTTLPADSATHKLTVTISGLTQRTGKLYVGLATDDKSLMGKSAITQTIDVPATGDATLTFADLKPGKYAVRLYQDLNDNKQMDFSGQMPTEPFGFSNVTMLMGPPSFDQCAFVLDGDKAVSVSVIEM from the coding sequence ATGAAAGCTATCCTGTCTACGTTCGTCCTGTTCGTTGCCCTTCTCTCGCACTCATTCGCGTTCACGACCACCCTCCCCGCTGATTCCGCCACGCACAAGCTAACGGTTACGATCAGTGGGCTTACGCAGCGCACCGGCAAGCTGTACGTGGGGCTGGCGACCGACGACAAATCGCTCATGGGAAAATCGGCCATTACGCAGACTATCGATGTCCCCGCTACCGGCGACGCAACGCTCACCTTCGCTGACCTGAAGCCGGGGAAGTACGCCGTACGGCTTTACCAAGACCTGAACGACAACAAACAGATGGACTTTTCGGGACAAATGCCTACCGAGCCGTTTGGCTTCTCGAACGTTACAATGCTGATGGGGCCGCCCAGTTTCGATCAGTGTGCGTTCGTGCTCGACGGCGACAAAGCCGTTTCAGTTAGCGTAATTGAGATGTAA
- a CDS encoding RecQ family ATP-dependent DNA helicase — protein MTNRQILQQFWGYSAFRPMQEDVVNTVLAGQDALVLMPTGGGKSICFQVPALAMPGVCIVVTPLIALMKDQVDQLRRRGIPAATIYAGMHYREIDTTLDNCIYGNTKFLYLSPERLRTELVIERVKQMNVCLLAIDEAHCVSAWGYDFRPPYLQIAEFRELIPDTPLIALTASATPDVQTDIIDKLAIRSHNGQPPTVFRQTFARPNLSYSVLETEQKEDRLLRILNRVPGCGIVYVRSRRQTQRVADWLSRQGISADFYHAGLTTQQRTDKQDAWLQNQTRIVVSTNAFGMGIDKPDVRVVVHLDVPDSLEAYYQEAGRAGRDGQKAYAVMLYTPADLEQLRQRTEQIYQPVEMLRRVYQALANYTAVPVGGGQFASYDFDAAAFTHTYDLPPTETHYALKQLQLEGLIQLNENYFHPSRLAMALDNRQLYEFQVLNPKLDPFLKLLLRYYGGELFTDFITISESTMARTFLINQPEIVAMLEQLHQRNVVIYEKQKDKPQLTFLTPRYDAPSLPIDVAELKRRREQALRKVNAAILYTEHPTQCRTRLLQAYFGERTNDRCGICDNCLKRKKQAEQADAAVRGEVRAYVALANGPGVSPKQLVHHFAQTDEELLTQTINQMLAEDEIRYNKVGNITLNNG, from the coding sequence ATGACAAACCGGCAAATTTTACAGCAATTCTGGGGTTATTCCGCCTTCCGGCCTATGCAGGAAGATGTAGTCAACACGGTGCTGGCCGGGCAGGATGCGCTGGTACTCATGCCGACGGGGGGTGGTAAGTCGATCTGTTTTCAGGTACCGGCGCTGGCGATGCCCGGCGTTTGTATCGTCGTAACGCCCCTGATCGCGCTGATGAAAGATCAGGTCGATCAGCTGCGTCGGCGGGGTATTCCGGCAGCCACGATTTACGCCGGTATGCACTACCGCGAGATCGACACGACGCTCGATAACTGCATTTACGGCAATACCAAATTTCTGTACCTGTCGCCCGAACGACTGCGTACCGAACTGGTGATCGAGCGGGTCAAGCAGATGAACGTTTGTCTGCTGGCCATCGACGAAGCGCACTGCGTATCAGCCTGGGGTTACGATTTCCGGCCGCCTTACCTGCAAATCGCCGAATTCCGCGAACTGATTCCCGACACGCCACTCATCGCGCTAACCGCTTCGGCCACGCCCGATGTTCAAACCGACATCATCGACAAGCTGGCGATCCGGTCGCACAACGGTCAGCCACCGACCGTATTTCGGCAGACCTTCGCCCGGCCCAACCTGTCGTATTCGGTGCTGGAGACGGAGCAGAAGGAAGACCGGCTGCTGCGGATTCTGAACCGGGTGCCGGGCTGCGGCATCGTGTACGTCCGCAGCCGGCGGCAGACACAGCGCGTAGCCGACTGGCTGTCGCGGCAAGGTATCTCCGCCGATTTCTACCACGCGGGCCTGACGACGCAGCAGCGCACCGACAAGCAGGATGCGTGGCTACAAAACCAGACCCGCATTGTGGTGTCGACCAACGCCTTCGGTATGGGCATCGACAAGCCCGACGTGCGGGTAGTGGTTCACCTTGACGTCCCCGACTCGCTGGAAGCCTACTATCAGGAAGCAGGCCGGGCCGGGCGCGACGGGCAGAAAGCCTACGCCGTGATGCTATACACGCCCGCCGACCTCGAGCAGTTGCGGCAGCGCACCGAGCAAATCTATCAGCCCGTCGAGATGCTGCGCCGGGTCTATCAGGCACTGGCGAATTACACAGCCGTGCCGGTGGGCGGGGGTCAGTTCGCCAGTTACGACTTCGACGCTGCCGCCTTTACGCACACCTACGACCTGCCGCCGACCGAAACGCACTACGCCTTAAAACAGCTGCAACTGGAAGGGCTGATCCAGCTCAACGAAAACTATTTCCACCCCTCACGGCTGGCGATGGCGCTCGACAACCGGCAGCTGTACGAATTTCAGGTGCTGAACCCCAAACTCGACCCGTTTCTGAAGCTGCTGCTACGCTACTACGGGGGCGAACTGTTTACCGATTTCATTACCATTTCCGAGTCGACGATGGCGCGGACGTTTTTGATTAACCAGCCCGAAATTGTGGCCATGCTGGAGCAGCTGCATCAGCGCAACGTGGTGATCTACGAAAAGCAAAAAGACAAGCCCCAGCTAACGTTCCTGACGCCCCGCTACGATGCGCCCTCGCTGCCCATCGACGTTGCCGAACTGAAGCGCCGTCGCGAGCAGGCCCTGCGTAAAGTCAACGCGGCCATTCTGTATACCGAGCACCCGACGCAGTGCCGCACCCGCCTGCTGCAAGCGTATTTTGGCGAACGCACCAACGACCGCTGCGGTATCTGCGACAATTGCCTGAAACGTAAAAAGCAAGCCGAACAGGCCGACGCGGCTGTGCGCGGGGAGGTCCGGGCGTACGTCGCGCTGGCCAACGGCCCCGGCGTGTCGCCCAAACAACTGGTCCACCATTTTGCCCAGACCGACGAAGAGCTACTTACCCAGACGATCAATCAGATGCTGGCCGAAGATGAAATTCGGTACAACAAAGTCGGCAACATCACGCTGAACAACGGGTAG
- a CDS encoding T9SS type A sorting domain-containing protein, translated as MQTYFCQVSARFFRAGGFMAMALLLAGVALAQPKGSSPPATDYAQFVRSARTYKAPKTICYASAKNEFTQVLAPEAFRKRLNNPGARQAAVTSQFIVTYTGFTADAQRAFQRAVDIWSTLIVSPVPIRIKAVWSRLDPGVLGSAGPSDVRVGSDGTQKAFGIYPIALAEKIARRPLNSPDSSDIDASFSSNVNWYYGLDAKTPAGQYDLVSVVLHEIGHGLGFIGYYGTVGTTASYQTPYPAVYDHFIEDSQGRKLVANGETYPLGSNALYRQLTGNNIFLNGPVMQRTVRQRAKLYAPSTFDRGSSIYHLDEGTYPARDTNSLMTPQIGAAEAIHSPGPLVLNFFSDIEWKTTSILHTPLDDNEDVRDVVFQARIVSDTTLTAGSVRLFYRKGAPTGTDTTYTAVTPTLVSGTTDTYAYTMPASVAQGDIYYYFRAQDASSRTFTNPGKRPDGSQVPFRVQFGPDQVPPTVRYNPGKNFIINPALTDSLVVRAYVTDDRSIGVGNARLEYQINGTAQPTVTLRFTQPVVNRQQYDSIYFGRVVFPANQLKAGDVITYRIVARDSSRARNQAVSPATGFYSLSVVAPQTTVDRYTTTFASTTVAGDFAGYRFGIATPSGFSDPALHSEHPYQNGSDYSYQSNAEYILLSPIRVKSNPDSASIRFNEIVLVEPGDPGSRFGDANFYDYVIVEGSVNYGRTWLPLLDGYDSRDQEDWLAAYNRTTSTNQTTGETNSTTVGTSALFKSREFFIPTTGYFRGGDQIMIRFRLFSDQLAHGWGWAVDNLQIQVPPPPPVLANEVGSEGSFNVYPNPVSTGQVRVEAVLPKAVAEAAITVSSATGRAVRQQTLKVGGMKISEPLDLTALPTGLYFLKLQAGETTLTQKVIIAK; from the coding sequence ATGCAGACCTATTTCTGTCAAGTATCAGCCCGGTTTTTCCGGGCGGGTGGGTTTATGGCTATGGCCCTGCTGCTGGCAGGGGTGGCCCTGGCTCAGCCGAAAGGAAGCTCCCCTCCCGCCACCGACTACGCCCAGTTCGTACGCTCGGCCCGCACCTACAAAGCGCCCAAAACGATCTGCTACGCCAGCGCCAAAAATGAGTTTACGCAGGTGCTGGCCCCCGAAGCGTTCCGGAAGCGGCTCAACAACCCCGGAGCGAGGCAGGCCGCCGTTACGTCGCAGTTTATCGTGACCTATACCGGCTTCACGGCCGATGCGCAGCGGGCTTTTCAGCGGGCCGTCGATATATGGTCGACGCTGATCGTGTCGCCGGTGCCGATACGCATTAAAGCCGTGTGGTCGAGACTTGACCCCGGTGTGCTGGGGTCGGCCGGGCCGTCGGATGTGCGGGTTGGCAGCGATGGTACGCAGAAAGCGTTTGGTATCTACCCCATTGCACTGGCGGAGAAAATCGCCCGTCGGCCGCTGAACAGTCCTGACTCGTCGGATATCGATGCGAGCTTCAGCAGCAATGTCAACTGGTATTACGGGCTCGATGCGAAGACACCCGCCGGGCAGTATGACCTGGTATCGGTTGTTTTGCACGAGATCGGCCACGGGCTGGGCTTCATCGGCTATTACGGTACGGTTGGTACGACGGCTTCATACCAGACGCCCTACCCGGCCGTGTACGACCATTTCATCGAAGATAGTCAGGGGCGGAAGCTGGTGGCCAATGGCGAAACGTATCCGCTGGGCTCCAACGCGCTGTACCGGCAGCTGACCGGTAACAACATCTTCCTGAATGGCCCGGTGATGCAGCGAACCGTTCGGCAGCGGGCTAAATTGTACGCTCCGTCTACCTTCGACCGGGGATCGAGCATCTACCACCTCGACGAAGGCACCTACCCGGCCAGAGATACCAATTCGCTGATGACCCCGCAGATTGGCGCGGCTGAAGCTATTCATTCGCCCGGTCCGCTAGTGCTGAATTTTTTCTCCGATATCGAATGGAAAACGACGTCGATCCTGCACACGCCACTGGACGATAATGAGGATGTCCGGGACGTCGTGTTTCAGGCGCGTATCGTCAGCGATACGACGCTGACGGCCGGATCGGTTCGGCTGTTTTACCGCAAAGGGGCTCCGACCGGTACGGATACAACCTATACTGCCGTCACACCGACGCTGGTGTCTGGCACGACAGACACCTACGCCTATACGATGCCCGCTTCCGTTGCTCAGGGCGACATTTACTATTATTTCCGGGCGCAGGATGCGTCAAGCCGCACGTTTACCAACCCCGGCAAGCGACCCGATGGCTCACAGGTACCGTTCCGGGTGCAGTTCGGTCCCGATCAGGTGCCGCCAACGGTGCGCTACAATCCCGGTAAGAACTTCATCATCAACCCCGCCCTGACCGACTCGCTGGTCGTTCGGGCGTATGTCACCGACGACCGTTCGATTGGCGTTGGCAACGCCCGGCTGGAATACCAGATCAACGGAACCGCGCAGCCAACCGTGACCCTGCGGTTTACGCAGCCGGTCGTCAACCGGCAGCAGTACGATAGCATCTACTTCGGACGGGTCGTTTTTCCAGCCAATCAGCTGAAAGCAGGCGACGTGATTACGTATCGGATCGTCGCCCGCGATTCATCACGAGCCCGCAATCAGGCTGTTAGTCCGGCAACGGGTTTTTACAGTCTGAGCGTGGTAGCTCCGCAGACGACCGTCGATCGGTATACAACGACGTTTGCCAGCACGACGGTGGCCGGCGATTTTGCCGGGTACCGCTTCGGAATTGCAACGCCCAGCGGCTTTTCTGACCCGGCCCTTCACTCCGAACATCCTTACCAGAACGGGTCCGACTACAGCTACCAGAGTAACGCCGAGTACATTCTGCTATCGCCCATCCGGGTCAAGAGCAACCCCGATAGTGCCAGCATTCGGTTCAACGAGATCGTGCTGGTTGAGCCGGGCGACCCCGGTAGCCGATTCGGCGACGCCAATTTTTACGATTACGTCATTGTGGAAGGGTCGGTCAACTATGGCCGTACCTGGCTACCGCTACTTGACGGGTACGACTCCCGCGATCAGGAAGACTGGCTGGCCGCTTACAACCGTACCACGAGTACGAATCAGACGACCGGTGAAACCAACTCAACGACCGTTGGCACGTCGGCCCTGTTTAAGTCCCGCGAGTTTTTCATTCCGACTACCGGCTATTTCCGGGGGGGCGATCAGATCATGATCCGCTTCCGGCTATTCTCCGATCAGTTGGCACACGGCTGGGGCTGGGCCGTCGATAACCTGCAAATTCAGGTGCCGCCACCCCCGCCGGTACTGGCAAACGAGGTGGGTAGCGAAGGTTCGTTCAACGTCTACCCCAACCCTGTAAGTACCGGGCAGGTGCGGGTAGAAGCGGTGCTGCCAAAAGCCGTTGCCGAAGCCGCCATCACCGTATCGAGTGCAACGGGCCGGGCCGTACGGCAGCAGACGCTGAAAGTGGGCGGTATGAAAATCAGCGAGCCGCTCGACCTGACGGCATTACCCACCGGGCTCTATTTCCTGAAACTACAAGCCGGTGAAACTACATTGACGCAGAAGGTGATTATCGCGAAATAA
- a CDS encoding D-alanyl-D-alanine carboxypeptidase/D-alanyl-D-alanine-endopeptidase produces the protein MYRLLLIVLCIVTGCSPAHRIARTLRTETAYTDHLTGVAVYDPIRKKSLIQHNADQLFTPASNTKLLSFYAGLLFLPDSLPALRYAVQNDSLVIWGTGNPLLLHPDLPDTSTLAFLRGRTEPLAFSPTNYTGPRFGAGWAWDDYADDYSPELAPLPIYGNVARFHKPTPLLPFRVTPSRFTDSIYADPSKRTTIRRDEFANRFFVPPTASNRQQDVPFRWSPELASDLLSDTLHRTVTVSPHPMPTDTRLLRGQPADSLYKRMMHVSDNQFAEQVLFMISAERGNSQLDPAAVRRLLIDSVLHYPPTAARWIDGSGLSRYNLFTPNTFIDLLGRIRSKVPQPRLFALLPAAGQSGTLRSVGSTVKQPYIWAKSGSMTGVYNLSGYIQTRRGRLLYFSVMNNNFSQSVSEMRKRTAELLRQIHEQL, from the coding sequence ATGTACCGACTTCTGCTGATCGTACTGTGTATCGTGACGGGTTGCTCGCCAGCCCACCGGATTGCCCGCACGCTACGAACCGAAACCGCGTACACCGATCATCTGACGGGCGTGGCTGTGTACGATCCGATCCGTAAGAAATCATTGATTCAGCATAACGCCGACCAGCTGTTTACGCCCGCGTCGAACACCAAGCTACTGAGTTTTTACGCGGGCCTGCTCTTCCTGCCCGACTCGCTGCCTGCGCTGCGCTACGCCGTGCAAAACGACTCGCTGGTTATCTGGGGTACGGGCAATCCGCTGCTGCTGCACCCCGATTTGCCAGATACCAGCACACTGGCTTTTTTGCGGGGCCGTACGGAACCGCTGGCGTTCTCGCCCACCAATTACACCGGCCCCCGCTTCGGCGCGGGCTGGGCCTGGGACGATTACGCTGATGACTATTCGCCCGAACTGGCGCCGTTACCGATTTACGGGAATGTGGCTCGTTTCCATAAACCAACCCCGCTCCTGCCCTTCCGGGTTACTCCGTCACGGTTCACCGACAGCATCTACGCCGACCCATCGAAGCGAACCACCATTCGTCGGGATGAATTTGCGAATCGGTTTTTTGTGCCCCCGACAGCGAGCAACCGACAACAGGATGTACCGTTTCGGTGGTCACCCGAGCTGGCTTCGGATCTGCTGAGTGACACGCTCCATCGGACAGTTACGGTATCCCCGCACCCAATGCCCACCGACACTCGACTGCTTCGCGGACAACCCGCCGATTCGTTGTACAAACGGATGATGCACGTCAGCGACAACCAGTTTGCCGAGCAGGTGCTGTTTATGATCTCTGCCGAGCGGGGCAATTCGCAGCTTGACCCGGCCGCCGTTCGCCGGTTACTGATCGATAGTGTGTTGCACTACCCGCCCACGGCAGCCCGCTGGATTGATGGGTCGGGACTGTCGCGCTATAACCTGTTTACTCCGAACACATTCATTGACTTGCTGGGGAGAATCCGGTCGAAGGTGCCGCAGCCGCGCCTGTTTGCGCTGCTACCGGCCGCCGGGCAATCGGGCACCCTGCGGAGTGTGGGCAGTACCGTAAAACAGCCATACATCTGGGCCAAGTCGGGGTCGATGACGGGGGTATATAACCTGAGCGGCTATATTCAGACCCGGCGCGGGCGGTTGCTGTATTTCAGCGTGATGAATAACAATTTCAGTCAGTCGGTCAGCGAAATGCGCAAGCGAACGGCCGAGTTGCTCCGGCAGATTCATGAGCAACTGTAG
- a CDS encoding APC family permease, whose protein sequence is MAQNQLKKLLGVGFGVAVTIGGTIGTGILRKPGPIAQDIGDPTLIIGVWLLVGVYALVGSLSVMELGTMLPSAGAWYVYARRAFGNYAGFLIGVSSWLGSVAAMAFGASVMSEYLSVLAPALLGHEKLVAIGILAAFVAFHWLGVKSASRAQEIMSVLKAAGLLAFVVVCFAVTPSHPAPAVELTRPIAQTGLWVGILAALQSVFYTYDGWHTAAYFAEEDVDPSRNLPRSMVSGVLLIIGIYVLVNLALLYVLPVQQLAGSKLAAADAVQTLFGPGSAKVVTLLLMVSIMGIINAQIMFNPRVIYAMGRDGLFFRFVTYVNEGGTPAYAVVLTAATSVVLILTNTYSKLSDIATFFFVLCYASGFASLIRLRRAEPDLARPVRAWGYPFSTWALLIASLAFLLGVVIGDFSSSLYALGFVLVSYPIYRVVIR, encoded by the coding sequence ATGGCCCAGAATCAGCTCAAAAAGTTACTTGGTGTCGGTTTTGGCGTGGCCGTTACAATTGGCGGTACCATTGGTACGGGTATTCTGCGTAAGCCCGGCCCGATTGCGCAGGACATCGGCGACCCAACGCTGATTATCGGTGTGTGGCTGCTGGTGGGCGTGTATGCGCTGGTCGGGTCGCTATCGGTGATGGAGCTGGGCACGATGCTCCCCAGTGCGGGGGCGTGGTACGTGTATGCACGCCGGGCGTTTGGTAACTATGCTGGCTTTCTGATCGGCGTTAGTAGTTGGCTGGGCAGCGTCGCGGCTATGGCGTTTGGTGCGTCGGTGATGAGCGAATACCTGAGCGTGCTGGCTCCGGCTCTACTGGGTCACGAAAAACTGGTAGCCATCGGCATTCTGGCTGCGTTTGTCGCGTTTCACTGGCTGGGCGTGAAGTCGGCGAGTCGGGCGCAGGAGATAATGAGCGTACTGAAAGCTGCGGGGCTGCTTGCGTTCGTAGTCGTTTGTTTTGCGGTAACGCCGAGTCATCCGGCACCTGCCGTCGAGCTAACCCGGCCCATCGCTCAGACGGGTTTGTGGGTGGGCATCCTGGCGGCTCTGCAATCCGTTTTTTACACCTACGATGGCTGGCATACAGCGGCTTATTTCGCCGAGGAAGACGTTGACCCCAGCCGAAATCTGCCCCGGTCGATGGTCAGCGGGGTGCTGCTGATTATCGGTATTTACGTGCTGGTCAATCTGGCGCTGCTGTATGTGTTGCCGGTTCAGCAACTGGCTGGGTCGAAACTGGCCGCTGCCGATGCGGTACAGACTTTATTCGGGCCGGGCAGTGCCAAAGTGGTGACGCTGCTGCTGATGGTATCGATCATGGGGATTATCAACGCCCAGATCATGTTCAACCCCCGCGTGATCTACGCCATGGGGCGCGACGGGCTGTTTTTTCGTTTCGTCACGTACGTCAACGAAGGCGGAACCCCCGCTTATGCTGTAGTGCTCACGGCCGCTACGTCGGTTGTGCTGATTCTGACCAACACCTACAGCAAACTATCGGACATTGCCACGTTTTTCTTCGTGCTTTGCTACGCGTCGGGGTTTGCGTCGCTGATTCGCCTGCGCCGGGCCGAACCCGATCTGGCGCGCCCAGTCCGGGCCTGGGGCTATCCGTTTTCAACCTGGGCGCTGCTCATTGCGTCGCTGGCGTTTCTGCTGGGCGTCGTTATCGGCGACTTTTCCAGTAGCCTCTACGCACTGGGCTTCGTGCTGGTCAGCTACCCGATTTATCGGGTGGTGATACGGTAG
- the crcB gene encoding fluoride efflux transporter CrcB, whose product MLRYLTGRIVPPVVVGTPFPVGILLVNVFASAVLGAVAGLATSRAVGEEVRLLVGVGFCGGLSTFSSFSYDTAVLLQNGRVGTALLNIGLNVVLCLLASVGGLALGAKL is encoded by the coding sequence TTGCTGCGGTACCTGACCGGGCGGATCGTGCCACCGGTGGTGGTCGGAACGCCGTTTCCCGTCGGTATTTTGCTGGTCAACGTGTTTGCCAGTGCCGTGTTGGGCGCGGTTGCGGGCTTGGCTACCAGCCGGGCCGTGGGCGAAGAGGTCAGGCTGCTTGTTGGCGTCGGCTTCTGCGGAGGGCTTAGTACATTTTCCAGCTTCAGCTACGACACCGCTGTGCTGCTGCAAAACGGGCGCGTCGGTACAGCCCTGCTCAACATCGGCCTGAACGTCGTGCTGTGTCTGCTGGCATCGGTCGGCGGGCTGGCCCTCGGCGCTAAACTTTAA